Below is a genomic region from Aricia agestis chromosome 16, ilAriAges1.1, whole genome shotgun sequence.
gattttaatttattgacttgCGACTCGCTAGTTAGTCGCAAGATCACACCCGAATTggcgattttaaaataaattggtctaccatctgcctatgaatcaatttcttcaatagTACATGTACTGTGCACTACGTAATGACTATAAATTCGATATGCATAATTATAAGAAAGTTACCTGAAGTCGGCACAGGGTTAGGCAGGTAGATGATGGCGACATCATTGCGGATGAGGGTTGGGATCCAGTTGGAGTGCATCACTACAGCGCTAGTGTGCATCCTGGTGCCGCCAGAGAACAGCAGAACTGAGCCCAACACAACCTCTAACCTGGAATATTAGTGACGTTCCattaaattaattgttttcATGAACATGCTCGATTAGTTTAATAAGTCATCTTGATCAAAACACTATTACATTAGGTTTGGAAGCTGGATGTTTGGAAAATGGTAACTAAAGTTACTTGAGATTAGTCAGCCAGTGTTCTTACTCAAATATAACTGAAATTCTAGTAGGTATACTAATTTTAAAGGTCTACTTTTCATTTTTTCTTCGTTTAGTATAGTTCCTAAGCTCTAGGCATGTAAagttactatcagagaaatttacTCATGCGGCAAAATTGTGTATGTTGGCTGGATTATGTAAAGTCCAACAGATCACGGCTTAGCCAATCATAGGCCGACCAAATCACGTAGGTATGCAATCAGCTATGTATCAACTTCTCCGATAATACTTGAGAGAAAAAAGATCTAACCTCCATGCCTGGTTTTGACCATCGAACCAGCAGTGAGCGGCAGTGAGCACGCGACTAGTGGAGATGAGGGAACCGCCGCACACACCGCGAAGAGTTTGACCTACGATGTCAGAGATTAGACCGACCTGGGAATAGGGATGTTACCAAGATTAGCagacattttgtatggagcgttttgggaaggtttttatgtaatttgcaaATTGTGAcatcttggagagtttttaacatattaaaGTCATTACTTCagcaatgtttctatttttgagaGTTACTTCAATTAGTAACAAGAGAAAAAATGGAAACTAGCCTATAATTGATGATAGAATTTAACGGAAATCATAATGTCAAGGCAGATCGCTTCGCTTAGCGTTCAGGCAAATGAATCGATTCCATCGGCTCTCAAagacacattcctcgcaacacagctcttATACGGTGGAAACGCTCCTGACAGGCACCACTCTTGATTACTTTATGTTAGTTAAAACATCTTTTCAGATGCTATCCTACCAAAAGGAGGGTCtgtaaattatttatgtaatgtCACAAGAATTTACCTGGTGGGGGTATTGACCGAGAGCGGCCGGAAGTCCGCCGACGATTCTGGGATTCTTCACGTACGCCTCCTCAGCCTTCTTGATCCTCTCAGCTTCGGGGATACCATACTTGGTCAAGTATCCGAAGACCGAGGGAGCTTCTACGAAGTTTTCCGCCACCTGGACATTGTCTGCGATGGCCACGGCCGCGAGAGCTACCAGAATCAAAACCGACTTCATGATAAGGAAAGATTAATTCGGAATCAGAATCAGCCCTTTTATACTCAGCGATTCTTAGATTTAAATCTGGTCGGAAATCAATTATTTTGATAACTCTGATATTAGTCATTTTATCAATAAATGAGATAATCGGGTATTAGTATGATAAATCGCATGCGTTAATTGCGAGTATTGTGTAATTTATTCCTGCATCGTGgcagttttttattaaatattttactatattttattgcaattcttgtaatttaattttgatagattgtttttaaataaattaaggtcTAGGGttaattattttcacttttttttatgaaataagggggcaaacgagcaaacgggtcacctgatggaaagcaacttccgttgcccatggacactcgcagcatcataagagctgcaggtgcgttgccggccttttaagagggaataggataataggggagggtagggaagggaatagggtaggggattgggcctccggtaaactcactcactcggcgaaacactatCCATTtctaatttgacaacagacttcatgtttcaactataaacaaaagagtataattcgtaacgCCTATACGGCTTGTCATTCAAATAAATGCAGGTAGTGTgtacattgtagtgtgtgtaatgttttatttgttaaaaaaaatcatgttaaaagcgtaatttcaaaataatattagctcgatgcactccttcaccatataaagtataaactataactgtgcaaaatttcattcacctacgtttccgcatttttcgtcaaaagggacaGAATTTAGCGACGTGTCCATACGGTTGGCAGTTGCCGCAGCGGACGAGCTCGACGTCGTCCACGAAGCGACACATCGCCCAATCGatgaaaagtttttcttttgaaTCGATCAGGTGTTTACGCACTACAGGGTCTAGTTCAATGCCTATCCATTTCCTGTtgttataatctttatttaaaatacgaCGCCTTACTATTTTTGTTGTGCGCAAAAATTGTTCTTGTGACATATTAATTTCGCCGTTTATATTTTGGTTGTAAAGTGCGAGTAAGAAATTATCGTCCGTCATATGTTGCGGTACATCTTTTACTAGAATACGCGGGTTACATCCTTTCGGCGACTCAAGTCGCAGACCGGCCGATTTGAGTGCTTCCaccgattttaatttattgacttgCGACTCGCTAGTTAGTCGCAAGATCACACCCGAATTGGCGTTTTTTTTGACGCCGTGAAATTGGAAGCCGTCGGCCGGGTTGATCAAAGACTTTCATCAGAGCTTGTTTAGTCTCCGATGACGATTTTAATTCCGCCGATTTTTCTTGTGTCGGATAGGCAATAACGCAAGGAAGTGGTTTTCGCGTCTCGACTGGCGGCACTGACTTAGCAAACTGTCTtaatcagtgttgccagtgaTGTATGTTTCAAAGTTACATTTTGTCATGCGAAAGGTAACATTTTGaggggaaaagtaacatttcgtatttttttaatattttaaatgcgggGGGTGGATCCAGAATCCAGAATGCACGaaaaatactatacatatagagatgaagtgatttttagggttccgtacccaaagggtaaaacgggactctattattaagactttgaTGTACGTCCGTCTGTTCgtgtgtctgtctccaggctgtatcgcaagaaccactatagctagatttatgaagttttcacagattatgtattctATAACAcaaatgctaaaaacaaaatataaaatataatagttaaagggggctcccatacaactaacttgatttttggcattttttgctggATATCTATAatggtaggcacttgaaatctccacaaaatcctttattaaatatgtgtactttattaattaataaaaaaaattaaaatgaaaatataataaaataagctctatacaaaaaaaacacaatttttggcctatttttgctctatcacggtacggaaccctttatgagcgagtcagactcacacttggccgattatattttctttttacaaaggcattttattttgtttagctcCAAGTCTACCTACATGACGGTCATTAAACaaaacttaaattatatgaacgtgggcgggggcgctgctgataaaggagaactgtcaaaaatggcgtttttgtatgatggcagtgttagttccttttttcgccacgttcatttaaagccttgtcagctataacgacaaaactcaataaaacttagtgcgtttcgttttcgcatttttggtgttaaacatcttttttttatattaccaaaagtaacgtaaaagtaacatctgtagtcatgtcacatgaatgtaacatgcaagggtcaaaagtaacgtaaaatgttacaaaagtaacattctggcaacgctggtctTAATTTAAGCGCGTCCGAGTAGGAGGCAGAAGGCGCGGCGGAGACTGGTTGTATTACGGGATTAGTTTTAGCGGCCAGTAATTCGCGCTCCATATTGGCTACCTTGGTTTCCATGGACGAGTTCTTAATAGCGAGGAGTGAAAcgattgtagttattttttgtgTCATACTCATAATTTCTGACTTATTGGCAAAATTATTGCGACGAGATACGGTATCGTTTGCGAACTCATTAATCTTTGCTAAGTATGAGCTGGCTTCGCGGACAAGCTCGTAATAATTGCAAGCATCATCGGATGCGCGGCTTGTATCTAACAATGACGTAACGGGGGACAGCTGCGGCTCGTCCCTAGTGGGTTGGTGACGCTTCTCCACGGGTGACAAGGAGGAAGGGGATAATTCCGACAACAAACGTTTACCGGACGAGTATGTCGGAGAACGAGGAGTTTTGTCACTTCTACTAAACGGGTTTGTATCTTTATCAGGCGGCATATTATTTTGGCTCGACATTGTGAgttaatgtaaaatttaaatgtaccaattacacttattaatttactttagaCGTAACAAAAGTTTAGCTTAATAATCACAGTCAGCTGATCGCAAGACCGGCCGGCGCCGCGCGAGCGGTACCTACCGACACACACAATATTTTACCTACCTACAATTCCCTAAATAAAAAGTgaacaaataatttacttacCGAGTTAAATCCAAGAAAAAACGAGCAAATGTGTTAAAAAACTTACAGTACACGTAGATTACACCGTTACCTAGCTATTTATACACACTCACCACGAATTCACCGATTTAAAAACaccgaaaataatttttaatcccGGAGCGCACGTCAGACGATGTTAAGCGTTCGGTGTCCGCGGGGGGAGGGGTGTCCGCGGGGGGagggataatataatattactagatgtttcgcgcggcttcgcccgcgtaatttaggaatgtcacggaaaccgtacatttttccgcaaaaaaagaaaccaatgacccttcacgtggtctattcttcatgtgtgccaaataacataaaacttgctccagtacgttcaaataagccccttcaaataatttcccccgtttttttcacactttcctctatttcttcgctaacgtgataaaatatagcttatataaTAGCCTTTATTCataagtaggctatctaacactgaaataatttttcaaatcggacctactggtccgattattactgtttctgagattagctcgttcaaataagccctttcaaataatttcccccgtttttttccacactttcctctatttcttcgttcctattagtcttagcaccatgaaatatagcctatagccttcctcgataaataggctatctaacactgaaagaattgttcaaattggaccagtagtttctgagattagaacgttcaaataagccctttcaaataatttccccccgttttttccacactttcctctatttcttcgctcctattagtattagcgtgataaaatatagccttcctcaagaaatggactatctaacactgaaataattttacaaatcggaccagtagttcctgagattagcgcgttcaaacaaacaaacaaataaacaaactcttcccaattataataatattaatataatattagtaagtatagacttagatgatgcccgcaactccgttgcgccaaaattcgtttatcgcgggaaccgtacattttccgggataattactatcctatgtcctttcccgggactcaaagtatctccatgccacagcaaaatcggttcagcggtttgagcgtaaagaggtaacagacagacagacagacagacacaggaTAATATATTGTAACATGGTAATGAGGTTTATAAAAGGTTAAATCCTGCAATATCTTTACTAGGAGCACAATAGGGATATCACTTACTTGCTATTTTGTACGTTACGTGtcgtacaaaatattattcaacACATTGATATTGTTTATTTCGTAGAAGACTTAATCCCcatcaattttataatatttacctgATAGGCTGGTAATTAATATAAGAAAACATTGTTTATTAAATTCTACCgctcaacattttattttatttatttatcaatatacTATCATACAGCTgaatataaaaatgttgatgaTCAACTCAAATAAAAGTTAAAGTTGCGTTTTTAATAGGAAAACAAGGGTTTCGGGCAACAcaacaaaataaatagttatactatgtacaaatttttaaTGTGTCAAACGTTAATTacaaattttgtaaattatcaCTTAggcaatattacaatattatgttttataatttacaagTTGGCGTTAATCCAGTCGAGGTAAGATGTAACTCGGACGAAGACAGCCGGCCAGCCGATCTCGCAGCCGAAGGCAATACCGAAGGATGTGATTCCGACCTGAAAAAATGTGAAAATCCGTTTAGCGGTTCTGGAGATACaaggtaataaagaatattacaaacatacaagatacgcgctaaacacataaccctcctggcagtcgggtaaaaaaaaacatttttactaaGTACAAAATTCGCCGGAGATGGCCCATTCGCTGAGCAAAATCTTAAGAATGGAAATTGTCTgccaattaattaataaatagtaaagCAGTATGTTATGATTATGTGCAttttcatcagtcatcactatAGGTATAATGTTTTTTCGTTGGCTGTTCTTTTGAGATGTTTCGAACAAACAAACACTAGTAGGACGTAATAGGATAGAAATAGATAATATAGCTTATCTCTAATTACGCTTATCAATCTAATGATTCGTTGTTATTGCAGGTAGTGAGGTTTGTTATTTTTACAGAagtttttgggtattttattGATCAGATGTTTCTatgcttaagaggattccacaccgccgtttttccatacaaacgctgtcccctgtttcctccctggataatgccggtagagttatgatttttttcctgaatatctattgctactattagcatgtccctatgttttcttttttttcataatttaattattaaaaaagataagaacgtctaaaaacccaaaaaaatggccagattttcctctgtgttcaaacacccagaaaacaaaactggctagaatatacaaaaaaaataaaacataggaacacagctcaagccttgctttaattcttaatgaaaaaattacttaaatcggttaagttttggagaaggaatcagcggacaacgaatcgaagattttctgttcttttattagaacttttgtcgtgttgtctctatcgtgctctgcggtgggagacttgagattggtgagacagcaatacattttcaaatacctattttcaatttctctcgcccctggtgtatcttTTAGCAAACTGATTGAAGGTGGATTCTGTTTTGGCGTGAATTGCTGGCCTAATTTGCGAGACTATCAGCCTTAAAACCTGACaggctttttttttactatctaTAATTTTTACGTTCGTAGTCGTTTCCTCGAGATATCCTCCAGGCTCCACTCAATTCAACCTCATTGCTAAAGATTGATGTCGTTTATTTAACAAAACGTCATAATTTTTGACGATTGAGGTTGAGTAGAGTGGTGGAAACCTCCAGGAGACGAGTATATACAGGAATTAGTCTCCTGCACCGTAGAAAGATACTACTGTGGCCATGGTATACAAGAGCTGATGAACTCACCACAACAGGTCTGCCGCTCCTCTGGACAGCGAGGGGGCCGCCGGAGTCGCCGCTGCAGGTGCTTCTGCCGCCGCGGCCGCTGGTGCAGAGATTGGAGTCCTGGAGGACGGAGGGGAACGCGTACGCGCAGACGCGGTTTTCCAGAATATTGAGCTCCACGTGGCTCAGGAACTGATTATCTTGGAGATCACCACCTGAAAATTAAGAAAGGCCAAGTCGAATTTTTAGAAAGTATTTCGGCAACAGAAATAGGtacttactatcagagaagttgatttataggcagatggcgggcctacgtaatttggtagaGTTATATCAAACTCTGCCAACTTCATGATCATGACTTAAGCTACAAGTTGGAAGCCAACTacataatcctactaatattataaaggcgaaagtttgtttggatgtatggatgtatagatgtatggatgtatggatgtatagatgtatggatgtttgttactctttcacgcaactactgaacggattttaatgaaactttacaatgtCATAGCTTATaagtacatcagaataacacataggctacaattttaaccgacttttaaaatgggggaggtgttatgctcgttttcttatgttcaacgattactccgccgattttcaaaatttttcttttggtatatatacttaccaaatttgtgaatataataccaaattgggatgttACCCTATAgggtaaaaaaaatttgttaccCTATATGGTaacatcccaatttggtattatattcacaaaagtggtgatctgatgaaggatccataagtaatcgagggaactcctcaaaatttatagggaaacatgtggtgacatcggtttcgtgagaagtattctaagcataatatgctaccaacaagtaagattttgcaccgaggtatacctggtataccgtggttcggaaggtgctgagagaactcctgattctttatagatacaagtttgggagtttcggcgttattttaagaacggaaagcatatgctactatgcaaattacattcatcatcatcatcactaccatattataccatgcatcgtcccatggttatgacttatgagcatATAATGAGCCTGTTaatggtacttttcatagtcttttagatcgagactcgagtttgtcaagcgataatttaaaaaatctatacttacctaatattataaacctgaagagtaagtatgtttgcttgaacgcgttaatctcaggaactacaggtccgatttaaaaacttatttcagtgttagatagctcatttatcgagtaaggctatatattatcaggctaagactaatacgaccgaagaaactcagaaaaatgtgggaaaaacggggaaatattagaaattacgaactactggagcaatttttatggcaatatttggcacagatatagagtaaaccaagtgaagggagtagggacataagctatttttaatgggaaaatgtacggtttccgtaaaattcctaatttacgcgggcgaagccgcgcgggacatctattctctattctatatatatatataaaactcaaaggtgactgactgacatggtaatctatcaacgcacagcccaaaccactggaccgatcgggctgaaatttggcatgcaggtagatgatatgacgtaggtatccgctaagaaaggattttgatcaattctacctccaaggggttaaaataggggatgaaagtttgtacataataatatttcttaacttAAACTTAAAGCTCGTATTACATAAAGTTGCAGCAGTCGACGTGTCGTcgataagtgtcgctagcttcgtgtcgctagttgcggagggtatttcatagaaatacatacaaaccagtagtgtcgcgacacgtcgtctgcggttgcttcatgtcgtccgctgccaaccggcaccttaatattgaattgacataatccgaccaaatgacgtatgcctgtcaactgcctatgaatcaatttcttcgatggtacataataattaGTGGCAAGTTAAGCTCTCGCAGTTCTTAAGATGGTGACAGATAGTCAGGCAGACATCGTatagtcttagtaatagggttccgtttttactcttAGGGTACAAAAACCTAAGAAGGTATTAATATacatgtggcggtacccacaattcgcctaacattcctgcatcgcgctatcgaagttttctaagcgtgTCAGTACACACACTTTTTGAACACGTACGTTGAATATGAGAAATATATCTGAGAATGTGAGAAATcgtaattatacattttaaattgtctGCAAAAGACTATCTTTAGAATGATTTAATCATCGAGTATGATGAAAAAGCTTTTTACTGACTAGTGACTACATTCGACACGTCTTTACAAAATCAGCAGATTAATTTATTCTTAGCAGTAACTTAATATTgcaacaatttaaaattttcaatatagCCTAATAAATAacgtagtaacaaaaataattataaaactccATTCTACGGTAATACAAGTAAAACTTAATGGAAAGACAGATATTATGAAAGAGATAATaacttttaaaagctttttaaacgCAGCGGAGACAGTGGGACTGTTAAAGTGGGTAAGAAATTGTAACTTAAGACGAATTAAAATACGAAACTAGCTGTTAGCGTGTCTGCGAGCGcgttattaagaggagtccacaccgccttttttccatacaaacgttgttcctccctggataatgctagtagagttataatttttttcctgaatatctgcTGCCACTAATACtgccctatgttttctttttttttcataatttaattattaaataagatataaacgttcaaaaacccaaaaaaatggccagattttacgctgtgttcaaacatccagaaaacatatttggctagattatacaaaaaaaataaaacgtaggaacacagctcaagcctttctttaatttttaatgaaaaaagtacttaaatcggttaaaataaaaataaataaaataaaaaatgttttatttctgagtaaatttgaatcaaattttttcagaatggtctacctgatgcctaccaccggttcgggaactaccccggcgagaagaaccggcgtaagaaactcgcacgggtcccactttttaccaaaaaagtgagagaaaaattgttcttttaaaataaagtttacaattttgtaacttaatattatatacaatgtcaacatacataattgtaagtcataatattataataatgtagaagcagccttgcaagaagccatcctactcccaagatgtgccatcttctatgaaatcattgaccttataataagctttggcacacaaacgctctttgactacttttttaaatttattaatggaaagattttgaacgttttctgggattttattgtaaaggcgtatacattgacctttaaaagatttactgactttactaagtctgatcactggcatatccagcttgtgcttatttctagtatttctacagtgaatgtcacttaagttaagttttggagaaggaatcaggggacaacgaatcgttgattttctgcagttgtctctatcgcgttctgcggtataggcttgaggtaagggagacagctatagatattacacgtacttttttttcatttttctagcccctggtgtatcctcttaagatatTGTACATTGTACTGTCGGGAATTTAATTTGTAAGCATGTAGCCTTTTattttaactagagatcgcccaatggtcgaaaatcgacctcaaataaaaaagtaaattataagtttcaaacaacggatattctattgtcaaaataaagactttattatttttagacatacTTCCTGCGACAggctcagattaataaagtcaaatgatgacagactggccgtgtaataattgtctaatGCAGTATTTAAggcttaataaaaaaactaaatctattttcaattaataataatattagctcgatgcactccttcaccgtaTAAAAACtatctgtgcaaaatttcaatcacctacgtttccgcatttttcgtcaaaagggatccaaagtttttcgctcgcgtattaatattatacagataGGAACACGTTTACTTAGAATATAATGAGATTCCTTATTTAGGTATTATAGATAGGAGAATGGAGATACGAACACTAGGTAAACAATAGTTTGCTTATAAATTAGATTCCGTGATTAGGTATTATATGtaggtagataatattattatgagattATGCAAAAATAATTACGCCTAATTtattccttcgatcgcggattcttggaaatgctattgtattctattgttatcgccggtgctcttatgggacTTGAAGGATATTAGGATTACATGATGATATTTTGTTTGTAACTAAAATTTGTTGAGTAggtacttttaattttaaaaatacttagttTAAAACTAATTCAAGTTTGTATTgatatcaattaaaataataatcaaaactaTCATGATAAACTAaatcaacaaataaaaatataagttttctTACCGTCTTGGGTCAATCCAAATCCGGAAGCGACAGCGGTCTCGCCAGCAAAGGACTCTTCCACTTCAGATCCGCTCGGCAGAGCAATGGGAGCGATCACACCTGGAAATTATGGTAATTTAGTTAATAtggtatgatttttttttatttttttttaaagggatTTTTGTACAGAAAGCCCATGGTACCTTAtgctaaatataacaatttataattattataatgaaattaaatCTCCTAAATTAAACTGAacgaaatattagaaaaaaatattttataaaacaagcTTGAGACATATAAAAAGTTAAATGCCTATTTTTTGATGTTGGAAAATTACTTTCTTTTGAAAGTAAAATGACTTAGGTATCTAAAATATCGAactggtaaaattaaaattgaaattaatgtGAAAATGCCATTTTCAAGCTTaagccgctgaatcgatttagaTAAAACTCGGTAAGacaccttgagtcccgggaaacggACAAAGGACTTATGTGTATAGGTTTTTAACGCTTAAACGATGACGCAGAATCTGTACGGTGTCTTAAATCACACCGTGGCATTTTTCACTTCACAATGCATTTTTACCGACAGTATAACGTCAGTACGCGTTCATAATCACTAAATTAGCATCCAAGTGCTCCCATAGCACCTTGATAGCATATCAAACTTATGTGGGACagttaataaaatcttataatTAGGAACACTTTTGGTTTTATTAGCCAAACCCATACAGAATCTACCTAGTATCTagattcgacgacctctgtggctcagttggtgggctgttggtagctcaagctgggggtcgcggtttcgaatcccgccgagtgaacaaaaagttttcaaagttccagggtcatggatgtgtattaaatatgtgtatcatattataaaaatcttaaatatatctaaagtataaaagtattaaatatatttccgttgtctggtacccgtaacacaagtccttcaggtacttagcacggggcgagactgacgtggtgtgaagcgtccatagatattatcttatatgtaaaattctcgtgtcacaatgtaggccgcgtactcctccgaaacggctttattgattttcaccaaattttatatgcatattcagtgggtctgagaatcggctactgggcactttttatattgataagtgcatt
It encodes:
- the LOC121735031 gene encoding transmembrane protease serine 9-like, with protein sequence MAKLLILAALVSLAYAIPSATELSAFDYYNRYGIPEAERIRQFEESQASVIQPKIVGGEAAAVGQFPYQAGLIADILGITGRGVCGGSLISANKVLTAAHCWWDGNNRAWRFEVILGSTTLFSGGHRVYSSSVATHNRWFPWLIRNDVAMITLPTAVQFSSVIAPIALPSGSEVEESFAGETAVASGFGLTQDGGDLQDNQFLSHVELNILENRVCAYAFPSVLQDSNLCTSGRGGRSTCSGDSGGPLAVQRSGRPVVVGITSFGIAFGCEIGWPAVFVRVTSYLDWINANFMKSVLILVALAAVAIADNVQVAENFVEAPSVFGYLTKYGIPEAERIKKAEEAYVKNPRIVGGLPAALGQYPHQVGLISDIVGQTLRGVCGGSLISTSRVLTAAHCWFDGQNQAWRLEVVLGSVLLFSGGTRMHTSAVVMHSNWIPTLIRNDVAIIYLPNPVPTSASIAPIALPSGNELNQNFAGVQAIASGFGATRDGVGISTNQYLSHVTLNVIANSVCSVAFPFIIQDSNICTSGIGGTSTCGGDSGGPLITHSNGRNILIGVTSFGSAMGCEIGFPAAFARVTSYMSFINQHLN